A region from the Lemur catta isolate mLemCat1 chromosome 7, mLemCat1.pri, whole genome shotgun sequence genome encodes:
- the LOC123642244 gene encoding LOW QUALITY PROTEIN: VIP36-like protein (The sequence of the model RefSeq protein was modified relative to this genomic sequence to represent the inferred CDS: inserted 2 bases in 1 codon): protein MAVILGLSRWWQQWRRRLSARDCSRMLLLLLLLGSGQGPRQVGVSQTFEYLKREHSLSKPYQGVGTGGSSLWNLMGNAMVMTQYIRLTPDMQSKQGALRNRVPCFLXDWELQVHFKIHGQGKKNLHGDGLAIWYTKDRMQPGPVFGNMDKFVGLGVFIDTYPNEEKQQEPVFPYISAMVNNGSLSYDHERDGRPTELGGCTAIVRNLHYDTFLVIHYVKRHLTIMMDIDGKHEWRDCIEVPGVRLPCGYYFGTSSITGDLSDNHDVISLKLFELTVERTPEEEKLHRDVFLPSVDNMKLPEMTAPLPPLSGLALFLIVFFSLVFSVFAIVIGIILYNKWQEQSRKCFH, encoded by the exons ATGGCGGTGATTCTGGGACTCTCTcggtggtggcagcagtggcgGCGACGTTTGTCAGCTCGGGATTGTTCCAGGATGTTGCTCCTTCTCCTTTTGTTGGGGTCTGGGCAGGGGCCACGGCAAGTCGGGGTGAGTCAAACATTCGAGTACTTGAAAAGGGAGCACTCGCTGTCGAAGCCCTACCAGGGTGTGGGCACAGGCGGTTCCTCACTGTGGAATCTGATGGGCAATGCCATGGTGATGACCCAGTATATCCGCCTTACCCCAGATATGCAAAGTAAACAGGGTGCCTTGCGGAATCGGGTGCCGTGTTTCCT AGACTGGGAGTTGCAGGTGCACTTCAAAATCCATGGACAAGGGAAGAAGAATCTGCATGGGGATGGCTTGGCAATCTGGTACACAAAGGATCGGATGCAGCCAGGGCCAGTCTTTGGAAACATGGACAAATTTGTGGGGCTGGGAGTGTTTATAGACACCTACCCCAATGAGGAGAAGCAGCAAGAGCCGGTATTCCCCTACATCTCAGCCATGGTGAACAACGGCTCCCTCAGCTATGATCACGAGCGGGATGGGCGGCCTACAGAGCTGGGGGGCTGTACAGCCATTGTCCGCAATCTCCATTATGACACCTTCCTTGTGATTCACTATGTCAAGAGGCATTTGACGATAATGATGGACATCGATGGCAAGCATGAGTGGAGGGACTGCATTGAGGTGCCTGGGGTCCGTCTGCCCTGTGGCTACTACTTTGGCACCTCCTCCATTACTGGGGATCTCTCGGATAATCATGATGTCATTTCCCTGAAGTTGTTTGAGCTGACAGTGGAAAGAACCCCAGAAGAGGAGAAGCTGCATCGAGATGTGTTCTTACCCTCGGTGGACAATATGAAGTTGCCTGAGATGACAGCTCCACTGCCGCCCCTGAGTGGCCTGGCCCTCTTTCTCATCGTCTTTTTCTCTCTGGTGTTTTCTGTATTTGCCATTGTCATTGGTATCATACTTTACAACAAATGGCAGGAACAGAGCCGAAAGTGCTTCCACTGA